The Metabacillus sediminilitoris genome window below encodes:
- the qcrB gene encoding menaquinol-cytochrome c reductase cytochrome b subunit, with protein sequence MLNKIYDWVDERLDITPMWRDIADHEVPEHVNPAHHFSAFVYCFGGLTFFVTVIQVLSGMFLTMYYVPDIKNAWESVFYLQNEVAFGQIVRGMHHWGASLVIVMMFLHTLRVFFQGAYKKPRELNWIVGVLIFFIMLGLGLTGYLLPWDMKALFATKVTLQIAESVPLIGPTVKTLLSGHPEIVGAQTLTRFFAIHVFFLPAALFGLMAAHFVMIRKQGISGPL encoded by the coding sequence TTGCTTAACAAAATTTATGATTGGGTTGATGAACGATTAGATATTACGCCGATGTGGCGCGATATTGCTGACCATGAAGTTCCTGAACACGTAAACCCAGCACACCATTTTTCTGCCTTTGTTTATTGCTTTGGTGGACTGACATTCTTCGTTACAGTTATTCAAGTTCTTTCTGGTATGTTTTTAACGATGTATTATGTGCCAGATATTAAAAATGCATGGGAATCCGTTTTTTATTTACAAAATGAAGTAGCTTTTGGTCAAATTGTACGTGGTATGCACCACTGGGGTGCAAGTTTAGTCATTGTTATGATGTTCTTACATACGTTGCGCGTTTTCTTCCAAGGAGCGTATAAAAAACCACGTGAACTAAACTGGATCGTGGGCGTACTTATATTCTTTATTATGCTAGGTTTAGGTTTAACGGGTTATTTACTACCTTGGGATATGAAAGCGTTATTCGCAACAAAGGTTACATTACAAATAGCAGAATCGGTACCATTAATTGGACCAACTGTTAAAACATTATTATCAGGTCACCCTGAAATCGTAGGTGCTCAAACACTTACACGTTTCTTTGCTATCCATGTATTCTTCCTTCCAGCTGCACTTTTCGGCTTAATGGCAGCTCACTTTGTCATGATACGTAAGCAAGGTATTTCAGGACCGCTATAA
- a CDS encoding QcrA and Rieske domain-containing protein codes for MSEKKHRVSRRQFLNYTLTGVGGFMAAGMLMPMVRFALDPVLRPAEETDLVQVVKVDELTEEPQRFDFKIKQKDAWYESEETRSAWVFKNGDKITALSPICKHLGCTVGWNNDPSNPNQFFCPCHYGRYEKDGTNIPGTPPIAPLDVYDQAVKDGYLFLGKAKPRGEA; via the coding sequence ATGAGCGAGAAAAAACATCGAGTTTCTAGACGTCAATTCTTGAACTACACGCTTACGGGTGTAGGCGGTTTCATGGCTGCAGGTATGCTAATGCCAATGGTTCGCTTTGCACTTGACCCTGTGCTCCGACCAGCAGAAGAAACAGATTTAGTACAAGTTGTCAAGGTGGACGAACTGACTGAAGAACCTCAACGCTTTGACTTTAAAATCAAACAAAAAGATGCTTGGTACGAATCAGAAGAAACAAGATCAGCATGGGTTTTCAAAAATGGCGACAAAATTACAGCGCTATCACCAATTTGTAAACATTTAGGCTGTACTGTAGGTTGGAATAATGATCCGTCTAACCCAAACCAATTTTTCTGTCCATGTCACTATGGAAGATATGAAAAAGATGGTACAAACATTCCGGGAACACCGCCAATTGCTCCGCTAGATGTTTATGATCAAGCAGTTAAGGACGGTTATTTATTCTTAGGTAAAGCAAAACCACGAGGGGAGGCGTAA
- a CDS encoding YpiF family protein: MKWTISDFDIYQQSKEYVDTAVIPLIPVCLDTDFKTTVSKGEYITHVTIELERQLKGRVYLFPSISYLKNSINVIENLIEWKTNIQQEFKHVIFLTSDESLKESNSELLKGNLVWLPTVPFEHMDENLKKKLMQDQVEQILNILLQSWNK; encoded by the coding sequence TTGAAGTGGACTATAAGTGACTTTGATATTTATCAGCAATCAAAGGAATATGTCGATACTGCTGTTATTCCATTAATCCCGGTTTGTTTAGACACAGATTTTAAAACGACTGTTTCTAAAGGGGAGTATATAACACATGTAACGATCGAGCTTGAGAGACAGCTAAAAGGCAGGGTTTATCTTTTTCCTTCGATATCTTATTTAAAAAATTCAATAAATGTGATTGAAAACTTAATAGAATGGAAAACTAACATTCAACAGGAGTTTAAGCACGTTATTTTCTTAACAAGTGATGAGTCACTTAAGGAAAGTAATAGTGAACTGCTAAAAGGGAACCTTGTATGGTTGCCTACAGTCCCGTTCGAGCATATGGATGAGAACCTAAAGAAAAAATTAATGCAGGATCAAGTTGAACAAATTTTGAACATTTTATTACAATCTTGGAATAAATAA
- a CDS encoding ReoY family proteolytic degradation factor, translating into MVAPVSVHEKKDFVRWFLNHYQLKRRECVWILNYLMSHDTLMEKVHFVEQAQYCPRGIIMSTHCVEEVPFRFYKENVMTTDAEKSFHDIRLNKDEELFIQLNFRSAYQSPQYAAVLVSNPFMPKHLNENEKDREVAEKVLEHSLQTYQKEKLLQLIDEALDRQDKEGFQRLTKQLINLQK; encoded by the coding sequence ATGGTGGCCCCTGTATCTGTCCACGAAAAGAAAGATTTTGTCAGGTGGTTTTTAAACCATTATCAACTGAAAAGAAGAGAATGTGTATGGATTTTAAATTATTTAATGAGTCATGATACCTTAATGGAAAAAGTGCACTTTGTAGAGCAAGCACAGTACTGTCCAAGGGGGATAATCATGTCAACGCACTGTGTTGAAGAAGTTCCTTTCCGTTTTTATAAAGAAAATGTGATGACAACAGATGCGGAAAAATCTTTCCATGATATCCGTTTAAATAAAGACGAAGAACTTTTTATTCAACTTAATTTTAGATCAGCTTATCAGTCCCCTCAATACGCAGCTGTATTAGTATCAAATCCATTTATGCCAAAGCATTTAAACGAGAATGAAAAGGACCGTGAAGTCGCTGAAAAGGTCCTTGAGCACTCCTTGCAAACGTATCAAAAAGAAAAGCTTCTTCAATTAATTGACGAAGCCCTTGATCGTCAAGATAAAGAGGGCTTTCAAAGGCTAACGAAACAATTGATTAACTTGCAAAAATAA
- a CDS encoding tetratricopeptide repeat protein: protein MFNSVLIEGINLVNKGETEKGLDLLANIEPTLHDEEKLQLAEEYYQWGIIDKAHDIIEELHFLYPDEIQITLFLAELFIEMEKEEDAIDLLNTIMIDHEAYPQALLLLADLYQMQGLVEVSEQKLQEAKHLLPHERIIDFALGELYLHQGKYKHAIPYYETVKEEHSSISGIFISQRLAECLSAIGQFEESLDYYKEAISEHEDLNTLFGYGFTAFQGGYFKTAIQQFSKLKEADPHYTSLYLYLAKAYEHEGLISESLEIVQEGIKADEYNKELYLYGGKIAIKSGEIKIAEKLLRETLAIDPGHIEAAITLSHVFLQDERYDDVIDIISESKKYGEEDPQFDWNLARAYHQKEEYTQALNHYQLAYNSFKEQREFLQEYGYFLLEEGRRREAKAIFEQILKQDPSNVEIGEILLQLEDEF from the coding sequence ATGTTTAATTCAGTATTAATCGAAGGAATTAATCTGGTAAATAAAGGTGAAACAGAAAAAGGCTTAGATCTATTAGCAAATATAGAGCCTACACTTCATGATGAAGAGAAACTGCAATTAGCAGAAGAATATTATCAATGGGGAATCATTGATAAAGCACATGATATTATTGAAGAACTGCACTTTCTTTATCCTGATGAAATACAAATTACCTTATTTTTAGCAGAACTTTTTATTGAGATGGAAAAAGAGGAGGATGCGATTGATTTATTAAATACAATAATGATCGATCATGAAGCATATCCACAAGCACTCCTTTTATTAGCAGATTTATATCAGATGCAAGGATTAGTGGAAGTCAGTGAACAAAAATTACAAGAAGCAAAGCACTTATTACCACATGAACGTATTATCGATTTCGCTTTAGGGGAACTTTATTTACATCAAGGAAAATACAAACATGCTATCCCTTATTACGAAACGGTTAAAGAAGAACATTCGTCGATTTCAGGAATATTTATAAGCCAAAGGCTTGCAGAGTGTCTAAGTGCGATTGGTCAATTTGAAGAGTCACTTGATTATTATAAAGAAGCTATTAGTGAACATGAGGATCTTAACACATTATTTGGATATGGATTTACAGCGTTCCAAGGAGGATATTTTAAAACAGCTATTCAACAATTTTCAAAGTTGAAAGAGGCTGATCCACATTATACTTCTCTTTATTTATATTTAGCAAAGGCCTATGAGCATGAGGGATTAATATCAGAAAGTCTTGAAATTGTCCAAGAAGGAATAAAAGCAGATGAATACAATAAAGAGTTGTATCTATATGGCGGTAAAATTGCCATAAAATCAGGCGAAATAAAAATAGCTGAAAAATTATTACGTGAAACACTTGCGATAGATCCTGGACATATTGAAGCTGCTATCACATTATCTCATGTTTTTCTACAAGATGAAAGATACGACGATGTCATTGATATTATTTCAGAAAGTAAAAAATATGGCGAAGAGGATCCACAGTTTGATTGGAATTTAGCAAGAGCATATCATCAAAAAGAAGAATATACACAGGCATTAAATCATTATCAACTAGCATATAATTCTTTCAAGGAACAACGAGAGTTTTTACAGGAATATGGTTATTTTCTATTAGAGGAAGGACGTAGAAGAGAAGCTAAGGCGATATTTGAACAAATTCTTAAGCAAGACCCTTCAAATGTCGAAATTGGCGAGATATTGCTACAATTAGAAGATGAGTTTTAA
- the aroA gene encoding 3-phosphoshikimate 1-carboxyvinyltransferase — MSEQKKLSNVNNLAGTIEVPGDKSISHRAVMFGSLANGKTVITNFLMGADCLSTVDCFRKMGVSIDIQEGTVTVEGKGYDGLVEPSSILDVGNSGTTTRLMMGILAGSSFHSCIIGDESIAKRPMARVTKPLRLMGAKIDGRENGQFTPLAIRGGELHGIKYESPVASAQVKSAILLAGLKTNQEETTVIEPHKSRDHTERMLRAFGVEVKEDEISATVKGGQSLTATNIFVPGDISSAAFFLVAGAIVPNSEIILKNVGINPTRTGILDVLKMMGASIEIIPHKEDAFEPIADIVIKTSSLKGTTISGDLIPKLIDEIPVIALLATQAEGETIIKDASELKVKETNRIDTVVGELSKIGATIKGTDDGMIITGKTKLVGNATVSSHGDHRIGMMLAVASCITQDAITLYDAKAIEVSYPNFFDHLALLSK; from the coding sequence ATGTCGGAACAAAAGAAATTATCAAATGTAAATAACTTGGCTGGTACGATTGAAGTACCAGGGGATAAATCGATTTCACATCGAGCAGTAATGTTTGGGTCACTTGCAAACGGTAAAACAGTAATCACAAATTTTTTAATGGGTGCTGATTGTTTAAGTACTGTAGATTGTTTTCGGAAGATGGGTGTTTCAATCGACATTCAAGAAGGTACGGTTACAGTTGAAGGAAAAGGCTACGATGGTTTAGTAGAACCTTCATCCATTTTAGATGTTGGCAACTCTGGAACAACGACAAGATTAATGATGGGGATTTTAGCTGGATCGTCATTCCATTCATGTATTATCGGTGATGAGTCAATTGCCAAACGACCAATGGCCAGAGTGACAAAACCATTAAGGTTAATGGGAGCTAAAATTGATGGAAGAGAAAATGGACAATTTACACCATTAGCTATTCGCGGTGGAGAATTACATGGTATAAAATATGAATCACCAGTTGCTAGTGCACAAGTTAAATCTGCGATTCTTTTAGCTGGATTAAAAACAAATCAGGAAGAAACTACAGTGATAGAACCGCATAAATCCAGAGATCATACTGAACGTATGTTACGGGCATTTGGTGTTGAAGTTAAAGAAGATGAAATCTCTGCAACAGTAAAAGGCGGCCAAAGTTTAACCGCGACAAATATATTTGTACCAGGAGATATTTCATCTGCTGCTTTTTTCCTTGTAGCAGGAGCTATTGTACCAAATAGTGAGATCATCCTTAAAAATGTAGGGATAAATCCAACAAGAACTGGAATTCTTGATGTGTTAAAAATGATGGGAGCATCTATTGAAATTATCCCACATAAAGAGGATGCTTTTGAGCCAATTGCTGATATTGTAATAAAAACATCGTCTTTAAAAGGAACTACGATAAGTGGGGACTTGATTCCAAAGCTAATTGACGAAATCCCTGTCATTGCTTTACTTGCCACACAAGCTGAAGGTGAAACGATCATTAAAGATGCAAGTGAACTTAAAGTGAAGGAAACAAATCGTATCGATACAGTTGTAGGTGAACTATCAAAAATCGGTGCAACAATAAAAGGCACTGATGATGGTATGATCATAACTGGTAAAACGAAATTAGTAGGTAATGCAACAGTTTCAAGTCATGGTGATCATCGAATTGGCATGATGCTAGCAGTTGCTTCTTGTATTACTCAAGACGCGATTACATTATATGATGCAAAGGCTATTGAAGTATCATACCCAAACTTTTTTGATCATTTAGCATTATTATCAAAATAA
- a CDS encoding prephenate dehydrogenase, giving the protein MVKNIYFIGLGLIGGSLALSIKQTNPSINVIGFDINEEQAMLAMKLGAIDEISPTLFPNLAHVDMIFISTPVQQTIEIIEQLQNIELKQGVIITDVGSTKAKIVDWANKYLNGRIKFIGGHPMAGSHKSGILAAKPHLFENAFYILTPSKHVTTEDLSEVKRVLEGTKANIIEMTPEEHDKVTGVISHFPHIVAASLVSQAESYEEHYPLVKRLAAGGFRDITRIASSNPSMWRDILLHNKEPLLTLFEEWMSEMERVKQLVANEDSEQLLLFFEQAKLYRDGLPEKQKGAIPSFYDLFVDVPDYPGIISEITGYLAKEEISLTNIRIIETREEIYGVLRLSFQTERDRELAIDCISKYSNYETFII; this is encoded by the coding sequence ATGGTAAAAAATATTTATTTTATAGGACTTGGGTTAATTGGTGGTTCATTAGCATTATCAATAAAACAAACGAATCCTTCTATCAATGTAATAGGTTTTGATATTAATGAAGAACAAGCCATGTTGGCGATGAAGCTTGGAGCCATTGATGAAATTTCTCCTACTCTTTTTCCGAATTTGGCTCATGTCGATATGATCTTTATTTCTACTCCTGTTCAGCAAACAATTGAAATCATTGAACAGCTGCAAAATATTGAGTTGAAACAAGGTGTCATTATTACAGATGTAGGAAGCACGAAAGCGAAAATAGTAGATTGGGCAAATAAATATTTAAATGGCCGAATCAAATTTATCGGAGGACATCCGATGGCTGGTTCTCATAAATCTGGTATTTTAGCAGCCAAGCCTCATCTATTTGAAAATGCTTTTTATATTTTAACTCCATCAAAACATGTAACAACAGAAGACCTTTCAGAGGTAAAAAGGGTACTTGAGGGAACAAAAGCCAATATTATTGAAATGACACCTGAAGAACATGATAAAGTAACAGGAGTGATTAGTCATTTTCCTCATATTGTAGCAGCAAGCTTAGTTTCCCAAGCTGAAAGTTATGAAGAACATTATCCTCTTGTAAAAAGGCTTGCAGCAGGCGGGTTTCGAGATATCACGAGGATTGCTTCAAGTAATCCTTCAATGTGGCGGGACATTTTACTTCATAATAAAGAGCCATTACTTACTCTATTTGAAGAATGGATGTCAGAAATGGAACGTGTGAAACAATTGGTTGCAAATGAAGATTCTGAACAATTATTGTTGTTTTTTGAACAAGCAAAGCTTTATCGTGATGGCCTTCCTGAAAAGCAAAAAGGTGCTATCCCATCATTTTATGATTTATTCGTAGATGTACCAGATTATCCTGGTATTATCTCAGAAATAACAGGTTATTTAGCGAAAGAAGAAATAAGCTTAACAAATATTCGTATTATTGAAACCAGAGAAGAAATATATGGTGTTTTAAGATTAAGCTTTCAAACTGAACGTGATCGTGAACTAGCAATAGATTGTATTAGCAAATATTCGAATTATGAAACATTTATCATCTAA
- the hisC gene encoding histidinol-phosphate transaminase: protein MQVKEQLLQLKPYQPGKPIEEVKKEFNLTKVVKLASNENPFGCSPKVKQAILDELEQLAIYPDGYAALLRTKVANHVGVNENEIIFGNGTDEVIQIICRALLNPQSNTVMATPTFPQYKHNAVIEGAEIREVPLVNGDHDLDSMLVQIDENTKIVWICTPNNPVGTYVKKQALLDFLTKVPKHVLVIVDEAYYEYVTAEDYPQTVPLLKDNSNLMILRTFSKAYGLAALRIGYGLGNVELINKIEPAREPFNTNRVAQAAAIAALGDVQFVEECQIKNKQGLQQFYDFCEELKLNYYTSEGNFILIDFNRDSDELFQALLKRGYIVRSGNALGVPNHLRITIGTEQQNAEIIQILKDFIL from the coding sequence ATGCAAGTAAAAGAACAGTTATTACAGTTAAAACCATATCAACCAGGAAAACCGATTGAAGAAGTCAAAAAGGAGTTCAATTTAACCAAAGTTGTTAAACTTGCTTCTAATGAAAATCCATTTGGATGTTCACCAAAAGTTAAACAAGCAATCCTCGATGAACTTGAACAGTTAGCTATATATCCAGATGGTTATGCAGCACTTCTTCGCACAAAAGTTGCAAATCACGTTGGGGTAAACGAAAACGAAATCATTTTTGGAAATGGGACAGATGAAGTTATTCAAATCATTTGTCGTGCACTTTTAAACCCACAATCAAATACTGTGATGGCAACTCCTACATTTCCACAATATAAACATAATGCGGTAATCGAAGGTGCAGAAATTCGAGAAGTACCACTCGTGAATGGTGACCATGATCTAGATTCAATGCTCGTGCAAATTGATGAAAATACAAAAATAGTTTGGATTTGCACGCCAAATAATCCAGTTGGTACATATGTAAAAAAACAAGCATTACTTGATTTTTTAACTAAAGTGCCGAAACATGTTCTTGTCATCGTTGATGAAGCTTACTATGAATATGTGACTGCTGAGGATTATCCACAAACAGTGCCGCTTTTAAAAGATAATTCAAATTTAATGATCCTACGAACATTTTCAAAAGCATATGGTCTTGCAGCTTTACGCATCGGTTATGGACTTGGAAATGTTGAATTAATTAATAAAATAGAACCGGCAAGAGAACCATTTAATACAAATAGAGTCGCTCAGGCTGCTGCTATTGCAGCTTTAGGTGATGTACAATTTGTTGAAGAATGTCAAATTAAGAATAAACAAGGCTTGCAACAGTTTTATGATTTCTGTGAAGAATTAAAATTAAATTACTACACATCCGAAGGGAACTTTATTTTAATTGACTTTAATAGAGATTCTGATGAACTATTCCAGGCTTTGCTTAAAAGAGGCTATATCGTTCGTTCAGGTAATGCACTTGGAGTGCCAAATCATTTGCGTATTACCATTGGAACAGAACAGCAAAATGCTGAAATTATCCAGATTTTAAAAGACTTCATTCTTTAA
- the trpA gene encoding tryptophan synthase subunit alpha: MKTLFKQPLQDKKLFIPFITAGDPHSDATIELAVALQEAGASAIELGIPFSDPIADGPVIQKASSRALKNGMNIVKAIQLVPEMRKKGVNIPIILFTYYNPVLQLDQEHFFALLRENTVDGLLIPDIPFEESEELRKKCQEHSISFISLVAPTSTSRIKMIVENAEGFVYCVSSLGVTGVRKSFDNSITTFLDEVKQYSKVPVVVGFGISSKEQVEQFSNLCDGVVVGSALVREIERLQTSLLNKNSRQQAIDEFRTFAHTFGA, from the coding sequence ATGAAAACACTCTTCAAGCAGCCGTTACAAGATAAAAAGCTTTTTATACCATTTATTACAGCAGGAGACCCTCATAGTGATGCAACAATCGAATTAGCCGTTGCCTTACAAGAAGCAGGTGCCTCTGCTATTGAACTAGGAATACCGTTTTCTGATCCTATCGCTGATGGACCTGTCATTCAGAAAGCTTCAAGCAGGGCCTTGAAAAACGGGATGAATATTGTGAAAGCTATCCAATTAGTTCCTGAGATGAGGAAAAAAGGGGTAAATATTCCGATTATTCTATTTACGTATTACAATCCTGTGTTACAATTAGATCAAGAACACTTTTTCGCTTTACTGCGGGAAAATACTGTAGATGGCTTGTTAATTCCAGACATTCCTTTTGAAGAAAGTGAAGAGCTCCGTAAAAAGTGTCAAGAGCATTCAATTTCTTTTATATCACTTGTTGCACCTACATCCACTAGCAGAATTAAAATGATTGTAGAAAACGCTGAGGGTTTTGTCTATTGTGTTTCTTCTTTAGGTGTTACAGGAGTCAGAAAAAGCTTCGACAACTCAATAACAACTTTCCTAGATGAAGTAAAACAATATAGTAAAGTACCAGTTGTCGTAGGTTTTGGCATCTCCTCTAAAGAACAGGTAGAGCAATTTTCAAACTTGTGTGATGGTGTAGTTGTCGGGAGTGCATTAGTTAGAGAAATTGAACGGTTGCAAACGTCATTATTGAATAAAAATAGTCGTCAGCAAGCTATTGATGAATTTAGAACTTTTGCACATACTTTCGGAGCATAA
- the trpB gene encoding tryptophan synthase subunit beta, giving the protein MSTYPDKNGRYGEFGGRFVPETLMSPLAEIEQAHNEAMKDPAFLKEYHFLLKEYSGRPTTVTFAKNVTEKLGGAKIYLKREDLNHTGAHKINNAIGQALLAKRMGKTKIIAETGAGQHGVATATVAAKFGMECKVFMGEEDVRRQQLNVFRMQLLGAEVIPVTSGNKTLKDATNEAMRYWVQHCEDHFYIIGSAVGPHPYPYIVKEFQRVIGDEAKAQFQEIEGNLPTKVIACVGGGSNAIGMFSAFLNDNVELVASEAAGMGVDTDMHAATITKGTKGVLHGSLTYLIQDQYGQVIEPYSISAGLDYPGIGPEHAHLASTGRVKYESVTDKEALHALELLAKQEGILAAIESAHALATAFEHAQQMASHESILICLSGRGDKDVHTLMSYYQEGTANENTLQAAVTR; this is encoded by the coding sequence ATGTCAACTTATCCAGATAAAAATGGCAGGTATGGTGAATTTGGTGGTCGTTTTGTTCCTGAAACATTAATGAGTCCATTAGCGGAAATTGAACAAGCCCATAATGAAGCAATGAAAGACCCGGCATTCCTAAAAGAATACCATTTTTTATTAAAAGAATATTCTGGCAGACCAACAACGGTTACGTTTGCTAAAAATGTTACAGAAAAATTAGGTGGTGCAAAAATCTATCTTAAAAGAGAAGATTTAAACCATACTGGTGCACATAAAATTAATAATGCAATAGGTCAGGCATTACTTGCCAAAAGAATGGGGAAAACAAAAATTATTGCAGAAACAGGTGCAGGGCAACATGGTGTCGCAACGGCTACAGTAGCTGCAAAATTTGGAATGGAATGCAAAGTATTCATGGGGGAAGAGGATGTCCGTCGTCAACAATTAAATGTGTTTCGCATGCAGCTTCTTGGTGCTGAAGTCATACCTGTAACAAGTGGGAACAAAACTTTAAAGGATGCAACAAATGAGGCAATGCGTTATTGGGTTCAGCACTGTGAAGATCATTTTTATATTATTGGATCTGCTGTTGGTCCACATCCATACCCATATATCGTAAAGGAATTCCAACGGGTAATAGGGGATGAAGCGAAAGCACAATTTCAAGAAATAGAAGGAAATCTACCAACGAAAGTAATTGCTTGTGTCGGGGGCGGGAGTAACGCAATTGGGATGTTTTCAGCATTTTTGAATGATAATGTTGAGCTAGTTGCATCTGAGGCTGCTGGTATGGGTGTTGATACGGATATGCATGCAGCTACCATTACAAAAGGAACGAAGGGTGTCCTTCACGGGTCATTGACATATTTAATTCAAGATCAATATGGTCAAGTAATTGAACCATATTCGATTTCTGCTGGTCTTGATTATCCTGGTATTGGACCTGAACATGCTCATTTGGCAAGTACAGGTCGAGTGAAGTATGAAAGTGTTACAGATAAAGAAGCTCTTCATGCACTTGAACTTTTAGCGAAACAAGAAGGAATTTTAGCTGCAATTGAATCGGCTCACGCACTTGCTACCGCTTTTGAACATGCACAACAAATGGCTAGTCATGAAAGCATCCTTATTTGTCTATCAGGTAGAGGCGATAAAGATGTCCATACATTAATGTCATATTATCAGGAGGGAACAGCAAATGAAAACACTCTTCAAGCAGCCGTTACAAGATAA
- the trpC gene encoding indole-3-glycerol phosphate synthase TrpC, translated as MLNKIIETKKEEIKNLVLPADEKLPHRSFYQALKYPKREIGLIAEVKKASPSKGLIKENFQPVEIALAYEKGGADCLSVLTDNPFFQGKREYLTSVKKSVNLPILRKDFIIDHIQVDEAKRIGADAILLIGEALDPSLLKELNQYATELTLDVLVEVHDLQTLEQVLKVITPKILGVNNRNLKTFEVDIQQLENMVSYIPKDTLLVSESGLYTKDDLKQVQQYGAKAVLVGESLMRKEDQTLAIQQFFGESVNV; from the coding sequence ATGCTTAATAAAATAATTGAAACAAAAAAAGAAGAAATAAAAAATCTAGTATTACCAGCTGATGAAAAATTGCCACATCGTTCGTTTTACCAAGCGCTAAAGTATCCAAAGCGAGAGATTGGTTTAATTGCTGAAGTGAAAAAGGCATCACCTTCTAAGGGGTTAATAAAAGAAAACTTTCAACCTGTAGAAATTGCTCTAGCATATGAAAAGGGTGGTGCAGATTGTTTATCAGTTCTTACCGATAATCCATTCTTTCAAGGAAAACGAGAGTACTTAACGTCTGTGAAAAAGTCAGTGAATCTACCAATATTGCGAAAGGATTTTATCATTGATCACATTCAGGTTGATGAGGCTAAACGTATAGGAGCAGATGCCATCCTGTTAATCGGTGAAGCACTTGATCCTTCTTTGCTAAAGGAACTTAATCAATATGCAACAGAATTAACACTAGATGTTCTCGTTGAAGTTCATGACCTACAAACATTAGAACAAGTGTTAAAGGTCATCACACCGAAAATTTTAGGAGTAAATAATCGAAATCTCAAAACATTTGAAGTAGATATCCAACAACTTGAAAATATGGTTTCTTATATCCCAAAAGATACATTACTTGTAAGTGAGAGCGGTCTTTATACAAAGGATGATTTAAAACAAGTGCAGCAATACGGAGCAAAAGCGGTTTTAGTTGGCGAATCGCTTATGAGAAAAGAGGATCAGACGTTGGCCATCCAACAATTTTTTGGAGAAAGTGTCAATGTTTAA